The Campylobacter sp. CN_NE2 region AAAATTTGCAAAGCGAATTTGTGAAAATTTTCCCTGAGTGCGACGCAATGATAACGAATTTAAAAGGTGTGGGGCTGTGTGTCATGGTGGCGGATTGTTCGCCTGTTTTGTTGCTCGATGAAAAAAGCGGCGCAGTGGGCGTGGCTCATGCCGGTAGGGCTGGGGTTACGCAAAAAATCGTAACCAAAACAGCTTTGAAAATGAGTGAAATTTACGGCACGAAAATTTGCGATTTAAGCGTGATTGTGGGGGCAAATATAAGGGGCAGTTGCTACGAAGTAAGCGATTTGGACCTTGGCGAATTTAACGCCTTTAAGCGTGGCGATAAATTTGATATGAATTTGGCTTTAAAGTCTGAATTTAGCGAACTTGGCATAAAGAAATTCAAATTTAGCAAATTTTGCACTCATTGCGAAAATTCGCTTTACTCATATCGCCGAGAGAAGCAAACAGGGCGTTTTTGCGGGTTTGTGGTGAAAAATGATTAAATTTTAGAAAGGATATTTTATGGCAGATGAGCTTTCAGAAAAATTTAAAAAAATAAAAGAACAAGCAAAAATTTTAAAAAATGAATTTGAAACTAGAAAACTGCGTGGAATAAACGAATTTAATATTTTTTCTGTTTTGCGAAAAGAAAATGACGAAGTTGGATTACATTCTAAATTTATTTATTCGCTTTTAAATCCGTTGGAAAAACATTATCAAAAGGATTTGTTTTTAAAATTGTTTTTAAAAACCATTGAATTAAAAAATTTTATAAATTTACGCAATGCAAAAGTTTATATGGAATATAAAAATATTGATATTTACATGACAGATGGAGAAAATCATATAATTTTAGAAAATAAAATTTATGCAGCAGACCAAGAAAAACAAATCCAAAGATATATCGATGAAATTAAAGCAAAACCAGAAAATAAACCAGAAAATAAATTATTTGTTTTATATCTATCACTTGATAGGGAAAATCCAAGCAAATATAGCTTGGGAGAGTATAGATTAAACGATGAAAAAAATCAAATTCTAGATGAAAATGGAATTTTTATAGCCAAATTTAAAAGTATCCACTATGGTACAGAAATAAAAACTTGGCTTGAAATGTGTTTGAACGAAGTTGGAAATATTACGAATTTAAGCCTTTATATTCGGGATTATTCTAAAATTATTGATAAAATTTGCGGAAATTATAAGGAGTTAGTTATGGAAACAAAAGAGCTTTGGAACAAGGAAAATTATGAAGTTTTAAAGGCGATTACTGAAAATTCAGACAAGGATAGGGAAAAAGTTTTTGAAAATTTTATAAATAAAATTCAGGCATCTAATATCTATAAAAATTCTCGAATTGAATACGAACAATTTGGTAATGACAACGGTTTTAACATAATAATAAATGAAAAAGATAATTTTGTTTTTAGATTTGCTTGGTATTTTG contains the following coding sequences:
- a CDS encoding polyphenol oxidase family protein, which encodes MGSGEFDFKPLLNAFKFGFTDKFGLADAIFKDTAPKNLNGENLGKFGKFNLAFHVGDDFKSVLQNRLKMANLLGLELQNLIFMNQIHSDKICVVDEKFMAEFGAKFDKFFEFGEFKSENLQSEFVKIFPECDAMITNLKGVGLCVMVADCSPVLLLDEKSGAVGVAHAGRAGVTQKIVTKTALKMSEIYGTKICDLSVIVGANIRGSCYEVSDLDLGEFNAFKRGDKFDMNLALKSEFSELGIKKFKFSKFCTHCENSLYSYRREKQTGRFCGFVVKND
- a CDS encoding PDDEXK-like family protein, giving the protein MADELSEKFKKIKEQAKILKNEFETRKLRGINEFNIFSVLRKENDEVGLHSKFIYSLLNPLEKHYQKDLFLKLFLKTIELKNFINLRNAKVYMEYKNIDIYMTDGENHIILENKIYAADQEKQIQRYIDEIKAKPENKPENKLFVLYLSLDRENPSKYSLGEYRLNDEKNQILDENGIFIAKFKSIHYGTEIKTWLEMCLNEVGNITNLSLYIRDYSKIIDKICGNYKELVMETKELWNKENYEVLKAITENSDKDREKVFENFINKIQASNIYKNSRIEYEQFGNDNGFNIIINEKDNFVFRFAWYFGCKKPYFGIYSKNRNIDENEKEQLKLKGFVIYKDRFANKDTSKFNQNNNDLVDYFFTKNEAIQEFTKYIKDEFDTYKNLLDELNSN